The Chitinophagaceae bacterium nucleotide sequence CAGTTTCATTTGCAGCCTGTAAGAACAACGAAAATAAATTCGATGCTTCGGGCACATTTGAAACAACAGAAGTAATTGTTTCTTCTGAGCTCAATGGAAAAATTCTTTCATTGAATATAAGTGAAGGCGATACTGTTTCATCGGGCAGAGTCGTTGGAACTGTTGATGCAGAAGGCATCTCCTTACAAAAGGAGCAGGTGGAAGCAAGCATCAGTTCATTAGGTGATAAAACAGCTGATGTTGGTCCGCAGGTTCAATTATTACAAAATCAATTGGCGGTGCAGCAATCACAACTCAGCAATTTGCTGCATGAAAAAAAGCGGATTGAAAATCTTATCAGTCAGGATGCTGCAACGGGAAAACAACTGGATGATATTAATGCACAAATTGATGTGGTGACAAAGCAAATGACTGTAACGCAGCACCAGATTGCGGTACAGCGTAGCAATGTTTCCACACAAAACAGAAGTATTCTCAGCGAAAATA carries:
- a CDS encoding HlyD family efflux transporter periplasmic adaptor subunit; protein product: MRKIILSVMAAVSFAACKNNENKFDASGTFETTEVIVSSELNGKILSLNISEGDTVSSGRVVGTVDAEGISLQKEQVEASISSLGDKTADVGPQVQLLQNQLAVQQSQLSNLLHEKKRIENLISQDAATGKQLDDINAQIDVVTKQMTVTQHQIAVQRSNVSTQNRSILSENKPLQKRVAQLNDQLKRADVVNPINGTVLTKYAEAGELTAAGKALYKIADLTVMKLRAYVTGDQLSQIKLGQQVKVLIDDGKDKYKELPGTITWISDKAEFTPKTIQTKEERANLVYAVKIDVKNNGYLKIGMYGEVMFK